In Paenibacillus durus, the DNA window AAGATTGGAACATTGTTATACAAAGTAACAGGCTGCCCCATAGCATCAACGCTTTGCGCGTGAAATCCCAATTTCCGTGCGATAGAGTTGAGCTTAATCATGGTCTTGGAGTCCATGAAAAGTGCGTCGGCACGTCCGCGTGTTTGATAAATCAGGGCGTCTAGTGCCTCCAGGAAAATATGCACGTTGGCGTCGTCACTAATATCGAGCCCATTTGTAGCCGCTGTGAGCAACTGGTCCCCGGAAATCCTCTTCTTCAACCCGTTAAACGATTTTGAGTCTACAGCCACGTCCCCGTTGAAAAAAGTATCTTGGAACTTAAAGGCGGTAGCCTTGGCTTTCAGCCCAGTGTGTACGGCGCGGATGTCATTGAGGTTTGATTCCGTCTGTTGTTGGTATCTGTCCACGTCAGAAACGCCGCCGAGGATTACAAGGGTTTCAGACTCTCTCGCTACTGTACCGGTAGACTCTGTGTAAGACTCATTAACTCCACGAAATGCGACGTCAGGCAGCGTGTCCTCCCGGTTATAGGCGTACGCACTACCTTGATATTCGATAAACGGGAGCATCTGCAGGACTGGTGCGGATTGGACGAAGGTTGTAATTACGCCCTTCTGCAGTGCGTCTTGTGTCAGTTTTGCGGATTCCAAAAGTGTTAAAGCCATTGATTAATTCCCCCTATAATGTGTTATGAAATTAAAATAAAATAAGCAAGACGATTTCACCTGCTTATTACTTGCCCTGCTTCGAGTATGCGAGTGTTAGCATGTCGTGTGCGCTCATGCTGGATGTATCAATTTTGCTGCTTCCGCCGTTCGTATCTCCGCCAATCTGCCGCGATCCGCTCGACTGCTCCGTAAGATACGGTTTCGACTCAATCAGCGCCTTGATTACATCATGCATTCCGACCACATTACCGGTATCATCGACGGTCACTCCGGAAATGTCCGCCAGCTTGAACGCATCCTCGATCGCGTCCGGCCTAATTTTGTGGTCTGCGGAATGGGCCAGCGCCTTAAACTCCGCTTTTACTAAACGTTGATTCGCAGTCTCAAGCGCTTTGGAACGTGCTTCCTCCGCTACTTGCGCGCGTTGCTCCGCAGCTTCTTTCGCCGCATTAAGTTCAGCCTGCGTAGTTTCGAAACCAGCTAACCGCGCCTCGATATCGTCGTAGTCTTCGTGGCCTTTGCGATCTCTCGCCAAACGGTCGCGCACGATTGCGTCAAGTTCTTCCTGGGTAAACGTTTTTGGGTCTCCGCCTTCGTTGCCGCCGCCTCCCCCGCTTCCGTCATCTGCGTTGAAAAGTGGAAAATACTCGTTAGCAAATCGTTTCATCGTTAATTCCTCCCGTACTAGGCCCGTCGGCACAATTTCCGTAAAGTTTAACGTCATTCCACGTCTGGACGGGCGCTCTACTGCGCCAATAGCTGCGGATCGCGCACCGGTGATAAAACGTGCCGGCACTTCGGATGAAATAGTTCGCGCCTTGAAATGTCGCCAATATACGGATAGTCACCCGGAGCGCCCGGCGTCAACTTGACAATGCGCCCCTCCCAATTTCGGCAGGCATCCGTAGCTCCATGTCGGGATACCCTCGCATATAAAGCGCCGCGCCCGACCGCTTCGTTGATCGTAGCCTCACGATGTGCTGCGTTCATCTTCGTCCGGCTGACCATTTCGACGTAAACATCCGGTTTCCAGCGGCGGCCTGCGCTATCAATAATCCCGGTATCAATCGCGCTGCCGAGCGTCTGCCTCATCCGTTGCAGCATGTCCGCATTAAGCGTTCGCTGGCCGTTTACGCCTTTCGTCAAATTAGCGCGCAGTGATTCAGCGGTTGCCTGACGCACAGCTTGCTTAACGCGGCGCTCAACGTTTTGAGTAACCGCAAGCAAGTCCGCCTGTGTATCCGCAACGGCCGACGCTACAAATTCGCGGTTGATCCGATTAAACTTAGCAATCTTCTCCGCTTCCTCTACCGTCTCCGCTGCGCCTAAGTCTACGATAGCGCGGATAACTCCGTCGGTCGCCGCTTTGGGTACGTGTTTCTCGACCCATTCCGCCGACTCTTCGTTAAGCCCACGCAAAATAGCCGCAACCTCGGCGAGTGCGGCCTTCGCATTAGCGCGGGAGATTCCGGTTAGGTCCAGGCGCGACAGTTCGCCGGCGATCGCGAGCAGGGCGCCCTTAAACGCTTTAATGAGCAGGTTAACGTCGTAATCGTAGTCCGGATCGGGGATAACGGACATTACTCGTCAACCTCTTCGTACGTTAGCGCGAAGATATCCGGTTTGCATGGGTAAAACTCGCCCGACACGCCCTTAACGAGGTAGTCGCCTTCTGAGATTCGCATTTTCCCTTCTAATGTATCTATTTCTCCTTCGATTACCTCTCCGCCGTACTGACTCCACAAAGTAACCCGTCTGTCTCTAAAGTCTCTGGGGACACCTTCTCGAAAGTTTTCTTTCGTGAACTGCCACGCATCAATGACAACGGGCTTTTTCCTGAATTTAGGCAACTTGACCGCCTCCCTCCGCGTTAAATATCGTCGAGTCAACCGTTCCCATTGTCCGCTCTTCGTCCGCGTCAATCCGCGTGATAATCTCGGCCGCCTGCGCGTCGGTTACACCGTCAAGGCGCTTAATTGCGTCGTTCACGGCGAGAGTCGGCTTGCCTCCCGTACGAATCTGTGCGATTTCGGCTTGCTCACGCTCATCTGTCGGCAATCCATCCGCGAAAATAATGTGCGGCTTCGTCGGCGTGTACTCCGGTTTTGTTCGGGATTGCGCGTGCTCCAAAAGCTGCGCGATAAACAGCGCATCTGTTAGCGCCTTATCAAAATACTGACGTTTACGCGCGATCTTCGAAAGTAGCGGACCCATTCGGTACTTGACCGCAAGACCGGTCGCCCCGCTTGTGCCGGCGTTCTCTTTGCCGAGTGCGATCGGTGGCAATTCGGCGGTCGTTAGGAGCGTATCAATAAGCGTGTCCAACTCTTTAAAGGCAGAGTCGAGCTTTCCGTCCCAGGTAATATACTGCGGAACAACGTCGTGCTCGCCAACAACTTCAATAACTTTTGCGTAAGCAGCGCGCATCTGCGGAACACCGTCCGGCCCTTCTTCCAGAACACCTGCGGGCATTGTGAGAATCGGGTCGGCGTGCTTATCTAGGATCGCCGCTATTTGCGTTAACCTGTTATTGATCTCGTAGAATATGGCGGCGTGCTCCGTAATGTCGTCGACGCCTTCCCATGCGTCATCTAATGCGAAGTTCGGCGCGTGAATGACCAGGGGGAACGGAACACCTGTCTTGATAGGTTCGCTCGGCGCTTCTAATTCGTCTGTGATCTGCCACGTAAAAACCTCGCCATTAACGGTCGAAAGCGGAGTCATTGCGTATTTTGCGGTTATGATTGTGCCGGGTCCGTGTGTCTCAACGTGAAGCTCCCATTTAACCGAGTTTCCTTCGCTGACGCTTACCGGGACCGCGATATGATAGCGTGCGATCTTCTTTCGGTCTCCGGGAATCTCTTCCGGGAATACGTAAGCCGCATTTTGCGCTTCGATCATTACGCGGTACGGGTCTACAGACTCTGCTAAAACTCCGCGATATTCTTGCGCCCATTTCACCTTATAAAACGAGTCCCCACGGTAAGCATTCCCGTAAGCCATTTCGTAATTAGTTACGTTCAGCGCGTTATCTCTGACGATTCGCTCTACGGCTTGCTGTTCCGGAGAACCCTCTTCACCGGCTCCGTAGATCGGCGACTCACCGAACAGTAAGTCAGCCGCTTTCTTGCAGATAAGGTCCGCGTAATTCGCATAAATATAACGGCGGCCGTCCTGCTCGATTCGTTCGCTAATACGTTTAATTAGATCGGCGTTACTCGTTACTACGTCTCTATTTCCACGGTAACGCTTAACGCGGTCTTCATGCTCTTTTGGTGGGTACTGGCTCCCTACTTCAAACAACCGTATACCTCCTTTACAATCCTTTCGGCTTCCTGCTCCATGTGCGACCTCTTCTAGCTGCTCCTCCGGATGCTTCTACTGCACCAGCCAGGGCGTCCGGTAAGTCGTCGTGAGTTCCAGACGGGAACTGCTCCATTTGCTCGAATAAAAGTCGATGCGATTTATTAAAACGCAAAAAGCCGTTCTCCACGAGCGGCTCCAATGATTCAATGCGTATTTCTTTCTTTGTGCGGCTTACAACCGGCTTAACTCTCGTACTCCCGATGCGCTCCTTCTGCAGCCTCTCGCAAAGTTGACGGTACATATCGTGCTGTGCGCCTACTGTTTCAATCGCAAACGTCTTGTATCCGTAGTCACGAATAAATTCAACCGCCTGCTCTAACGCTATATGCGCGGGACATTTCCTGGCCCATGCTTCAAGCACGTACATAACGCCCGTCTGACGGTGCTTGCCGATCGTTACAATCGCGTTGTAGTCGGCCCGGCTGCTCTTGCCTTGCGCGATATCCCAAAACGCGTATACGTCCAGCGGAATCGGTTGGCCGTTTGAATCAAGCAAGTCGGATTCATCGTAATACCGGAACGTCTCCGGATTGAATATCGCTGATTCTTCGTCAATCGGATTGTTTTGGTACTCCGTGTTGAACGCTTTCGACCCGTTGTCCCATTTCCACGTCATTAGCTTCCAAAGCGGCTGAACTTCCGGCCATAATACGACCGCGCCGCGATCCATTTCGACGCGGTTTGCTTCGTAAAAAGCGAGTGCGTCTGATACCCGACCAGGATTGTCAGCGTTAAGGTAAATCTCGCGGCACTTATCCCACAGGTCCAATCGCTCAGGCTCGTCAATCAGCGCCTTGTATAACTTGGCGTTAAAGTCTGAACGCTTCATGACCGTTAGCAGTAACGACTCCGCATGTACGACCGTTCCCATATAAACAAATGCGGTCTTTTTACCTTTAGGATCGCCGAGCGGAATTACAGTCTGCGAAAACCAGTCCCGCATTTTCTGACGCAACTCCGGAGTAGCCGCGTTTGAGCGTATATCTTCCAAATCGTCGCAGATAATGAGGTCCGGGCGAACTCCGTCCCAGTTACGACCGCGTAAAGACTGATTCGTCGACGCCGCTTCAACTTTCGTTAACTGGTGCGGCCTTCCATCTGCCCCGGGCTCCCATGCGACGAACTCGTTAGAATTATCCTTTGGGTTTACATTCTTGTTAATATGCAATAATGGACCAAAATCACGCCGTAATTTCTCGTTTGACTTCAATTGGTTCGCAATCCACTCAAGATTCCCCGTAGAAACGGAAGGTGTCTCCGATATATTGATTATGTACTTGCGATGTCGATACGCAATCTCACGCGCAGGAAAAGCACGCGACAAATACGTTGACTTTGCGTGTGAACGGGGCGCGCCGCGCGCTACCTTTGCGTTAACGGTGCGCATAGACACGGTGTCCATTGTCTCGCATATCTCGCGGTGAAATTCCGGTGCTTCGGACACCTCCGTAATATCGAACCCGTCCCAATTGCCGGCGCTACCGGGATTGTGCGCTTCCGAAAAGTATTCGAGTGCGAAGTATAGCAAATCACTCTCCGCTCGGTGAATACGCGTCAACCGCTCATGCTCGTCCAGATATTGCGCGAGTTCCGCCTCTTCCTCAAGCGTTAATTCCGCTACTGACATCTCGCCGATAAGCGCGTCTATACTTGCGATTAGCTCCGCGCGCTCTTTCCGATCAAGCCAACGGTCATTTACCCATGCGATGGCCCTCCACCTCCTCATAAAAATAGCGCTGCTCTCACGAAAGGACAGCGCTTGATTATCGCTTAATATTGCCGTGAAATTAGCGTGTTTGGTCTGTAGGGGTACGAATACACTCCGGAAGCCGTACGCAGGCTAATTCGACGGTGATTCTATGCCAAAAATACGTGTAACTACGGCCGACGCATAACGTAGGTCTGTCCGTGTAAAGTTCAAAGTTAAATTTGATTCGCGGATTGTTCTGACGCTTGAAGGGGGCCGCGCGTAGGGGTGCGGGGGTGGCCGCCCCTCTCGCAAATACGTAATTCCGACCGCTAAATCGTACACTTTACGTTATACACCGTTTATGCGCATACTACTTCACAAAATACGCATTTGGCGGTCATATAAAATACCTTTACACCCACAAAAACCGCACCAAATCAACGTTTTTCGGCCGTTATATCGCGCTGCATAAACGCCTATTATGCGTTGAATATTCGTTACCATTTCCAGCGGATAAAGAACGTAGTAACGGCGCGGGTTTAGCGGTATTCACCGTTCTATTCCGCTTCCAGTTTATGCAGCGTATTTCCCGCGAATTGGAAACGGAGTATTCAGCGTTTATAAGGCGAAAATACGTTCGATTTCGTCTGATAGCGCAATTGCGTCAAAAGTTTTCGGAGGGCACGCGCCAGGAGCCCGCAGCAGGTGAAAAAGGCCGCATGTCAACCGAAGTCAAGCCGCAGCATCTGCGTTCCTTCATTATAGTGGGACGAAAACTGCCCCGCTTTACTCTTCTGTCTTAGCGCCGTCTTTCCGTGCTCGATACTCCGCAAGCTTACGTTCAAGGTCTGCGCGATCCAATGCGGTAGCGTCAGCGGTAATAACCTCAAACTGTTCCGTTAGCATTCCGTTAAGACCGAGTACCAACTTCGCAGCCGCAGCGTTCCTGTCCTGTACTGCTGCGTCAATCATAGCGTCAGTTACTTCCGGAATCCGGTCTAGCGTATTGCGTGTAATCTGGCGCTTTAACTCCCGTTCAAAAAGTGGGTCCTTGATCCAGTCGTACAAAGCCTGGCGTGTGACTCCCGCCTTCTCTCCGATCTCTGCCATCGTCAGGCCTCCGCGTCGTGGCAACGCGAGCCATTGCAGCGCGATAAGGTGGTGCGCTTCTAACCGTTTCAATGCCATCGTTAATTCCTCCCGTATTGTCGAATAAAAATAGCGCCCTCATCCGCTCAGGCAAAGCGGACGAAAGGCACCTGTCTATCGCTTCCTATGCGCCTGGATTAGCGCGCGTACTGCGATACCGTAACGAACACACCAGCGCAATAAAAAAGCGCCGCTCTCACGCTCAGGCAGGGCGTAAGAACGACGTATATTAGCGCTATATCCAACCGCCAGGCCAGCGCTTAAACGCGTATACTAACGCTAGATATAACGCAGGAAATACGCATATGAATACGACATTACCGAAGTCTATCCGCTCATCTACGTCTATACATAAACGTACGTAAGCGAACACTCCCGCTATAGCTAACGCGATATGAACGATACATAACGCTAACCATACGCAGTACATTACGCAATCAACTCCGTTTCTTTATCCGCGCTATTCTTTGTGTTTGCCTACATGAGATACTTCTTCGATTATGCTTCATGAATATGAGTGGGAAAGGTTTATGCTTAACTTCCTGCCGCAGCCCTTGGCCTTGCCCCTCCATCCGCTGGCGCGTATGTCGGAATATTAATTATCTGCGCACTCAATATCTCACAAGGGCCAGGCTTCTCGGCCCGAAGTGATATGTTTCGTATTCACCCGATTTATTTATTTCGTTATTGGACGTTATCTATAAGAGAAGAGAACATTTTGCCCAAAAAACGCTGAAAGCCGCGCCGCTCTAAGGCGGACACGACTTTTGAATGGTATCGATTTGATCACATAGACCCCCTCGAATGGTATCGATTTGATCACATAGCCTGCCGGAGTTGGTGCTGTTTGAACAGTCTCCGTACGAAATCCGTATACTCTACATCCTCTGTTTCCTTCCGATACATGACGTCAGGATGGACGATATAATTAACACTGCTGACCGATCGCGTCGATAGTATAACGCCCTTTGCCTGCAGGCTCGCAACTAGGCGAGACACTGTCTCCGGTTCGTGGCCGATCAATTCCGCCAGCCGTTCGCGCGTCAAATGCTCGATGTTGTTCTCGTTCTCCTCATCTGGATTGGCGCAAAGGTAGTACGTCGTGTAATGGAAATACGGAAGAATCTTGTAGAGCAGGCCGATTTCATTCAGGCCAAGGTCACGCGTAATCTCGTTAGCGTGGTACTGGTACAGCTTCGTGAACTTAACGCCGTCGTTAACGGTGCCGTACGTATGATACTCCGCATTGAACGAGTAGATATTCGTGCGGCCGTTCGTTTCCTTCGTTATTATTCCGAGCTCTTCTAAACGTCTGAGCAGCGCGATCGTGGCGGCCTTGCTGCGTCCGATAATACGCTGGATGTCCGTTTGCTTGAGCGGCTTTCCGTTCTCGATTAGGCGGCCCTCACCTTTGAATCGCAAGTACGGAAGCAACCGGATAAGCGCGCCCGCCTCCGTAAGAGACAGCGCCAGCGTCACGCTTCTGATCGCGTCATGGTAGCACGCCACCCAGCGCATGCCGGACCGCATTTCAATGGCACGAGACCTCTGTCGACGTTTGCGTCTGGCTTCCCGTTGTGCTGGCGTAGTGAACTCGTAGCCTTCCCCTTCCGGCAAAAAGCGACCTATCTCGCCTGTCTCCGGGTTAATCCCGATTGGCAGTACGCTCAAACTGACACCTCCCGATTAAATAGGCCGACCGACTCCGCCAGCCCGGTCTATTATTCTTCTCTCCGCCTACTAAAACCGCACTTTCACGCGGTCTTCCTTATCCGGCCAGTCTTTCGTTTCGGCCGAACCGCCTACCCTGCGGACCTCGATCATCCACTCGTTAGTTGGCGTACCGTCCAGTCCGGTCGACGTATTCGCGCGATCCTCGTAACTTAACGATTCGTGCTGCGTACGCCGGCGCTGCATCTCGGTCTCTGACAGGAACGAAGACTCCGCCAAGTCGTAATCAGCCCGAACCCACGCGCGTAGCTTATCCGTTAAGGGATGCGGAACCACCTTGCCAGTAGTGTGCGTATAATATCCGCTCAAATCTCGGACAGCCGCGTCCCTCTCCGCCATCTGCAGCGAGAATCCGGTCAAACATGCGACGGCCTCAGCAAGCGTGGCGTAATTATCCTGTCCGGGAACGAACGCACCTTTAAAGAAATAGCCGTTGTCCCAAATTGTGGTCACATCCACGAACATTCCCTCGTTGTTATATACGACTGCTGCGCCCATATCATAATTCCTCCTTAGTTTGAATTGTTGTATGATGGGGCCTGACTCCGGCCTGTCCGTGTCAACCAATGTACACTATCTATATATATGCAAAAATGCAACTACTTCACTGCTCTTTTACGGACATTCGCCAAGCATTTCCGGAAGTTACTCTCGCCAATTCCGAGCCGCCGCGCGATGTATCGCGACTTCATCCGGTAATGGCCGCCATCATCGACCTTGTATTCGCGCATGTCCCCAGCCTCTATATCACGCTCAACGATCGCGTGAGCCTCTTCGATATAGCCGCGCTGCTTACGCGTGAGCCTATTAAGAATAGCGGGCACGTCCAAGTCCCTAACGTCCCGGTCGAAGATTATTCGCCAAGGCTGCGGCTCTTTAGGCGTGACGTATAAGTTGGTGAAATCCCCGGCTTCATTTCGCCGACCTAGCCGCACGATACCGGTCTGTTCACGGTCAAGTCGGCTGTATTCGGTCATAAACGCACGGCGTATGTAGCCGACCATTTCACGCGGCGATCTCGTAGCATCAACGCGTCCTAACGCATGACGAAGCGCCGGCTTAATGACGGTTTCAACGTGGCCACGATATGCATATTCGGCCCGCCAAGCCTCCGCCAGAGCTCCGTATTCATTGTCGCCCAGGTACGCCAGCACAGCGTTAAGGTCCGGAGCGCCGGCCGCTATGTCCACGCCGATTCCCTTGCGTATGGCTTCGCGATATTCTGGCATTGTGGTCGGATCGTAGCGGAACTCGCGGCGGGCTCCTGACGTGCTCGTTTTAATCTGCGCTGCAATCCGCAAGTAGTGGCGGTCGTCGTCTGTCACCGCCCAATCTTGGCGCGTGAATGCGAGCGCCTTTTCGATTGCCCGTTCGTCTCCGGCCGTTTGAAACGCGATGACGTCCGCTATAAAATCGTTGTTCAATCTCGCTCCCTCCTTTGTTTGTGTGTAAGAGGGCTCCCGCTGATATGCGAGAACCCTTGCTTATTCCTCGAACCGTTACGCGTCCTGCCGCAAATTCAGCGTGATAGACTGTAGCTGTCGCGTAGGGAGCGCAATAACATTTGAAGCTGCTGGCGGTTCTTCAACGCAAGCGCCCGCGAGTATCCGCTCAATGTACGCTACCCCCTCCGTGGTCACGCGAGAGTACGGTTTTGCTGTGCCACTGGGGGACACATACGGTACTACCTCAAAATAACGTGGAGTAAACCGCTGATAGGGAAGTCCGTCCTGTCGAATCAATTTTCGCTCGCGTAACGTATCGCGCAATCCCTTCGGTTTAATGCCGAGCATTTTCGCTACTTGATCGATTGTCATCGTTCCGTCAGCGTCAATAAACGTATCGAAAGCCTCAGCTTTTGGAGTCATTTCGATTACCTGTGCCTCTGCTGCCAGACGTGCGCGTCGCTCCTCTGTTAAGCGCGTTACTGTTTTGAGTAGCAAGTCCGGGTCATCGAGCAATTCATCCGCCGCGTACATTCCCGTTTTACGGATTGACTGGATGACTTCGTGCGTGACCCAACGTTTGAACGCGCGGGCTTCCGGTTTGCGACTGCGGAGGATTGCGGAGTATAACCCCGGTTCGCTTATTACGGTGATGTTCGTAGTTAAGTTACTACCGCCCTGCTTAATTGACAGGTTGGTTTTCTCGTCCTCGTCAAGATACCTCGTCATTGCAGACGTCTCGGAAAACCCAAGTACATCCGATATATCCTTTGCGACGAACCACGGATCGCCTCCGATTATTACCGTTCTTACTTCTGCAGCACCGTAAGCAAACACTTTCGTTAACTGTTCCACTATAGACACGCTCCTTTTCGTTTTGGTTTTATGTAAACGGTCAGGCCGCGCGAAGCTGCCAGCCGGGATTATTACGGTGCATCCGTGATGTACTTGCGCAGCTTCTCCGCTAGTCGCTGCTTTAGTCGCTGTGCCTGCTTTCGGTCGGACAAGCCGAGCGCGTTTGCTATTTCCTGCAGCGTAGCTTCCGGATCGGCCCGCAAAAGTTCGAATACTGCCCGTTCTGTGTCCGTAAGTGACGTGTCCGCCGCCATGCATTCGACTGTGTATTGCGCGATTGCCTGTTCCTCCGCACTCGCCACGATGCCGGACCGCTCAACTTCCCGCATGACCGCTTCGTCCTGTAAGCTTAACGCAAGGTGATTTATCCGGTTCTTTTTCGTTAACGCTCGCCTCACCATGTCCCGGCCAGCATTCCGAATCGAACCCCGCAGGTAATCGAAAAATGACCCGTTCTTACCGTCGTACCTTAACGCAGCCTTAGCGACGGTAAACCGGAAGTGACTCTCGAAGTCATCCTCATATAATCGGTATTTCCGGCATGACCGCGCCCACCGGCCGGCTTCGCGTTTGACGAACGTGTCAGTCTGTGCGTTTAGGTCATCGAATCCATAGCGGACGGGCTGTGGCTTGCCAGCTTTAGACCGCTCAATCGCTTCGAGTATGTACGTCGCCCATGCGTCGTCTACGTCCTTCCGGCGGCGGTCGAGGTATGCGCGTTGCTTTAAACTTGCGGAGAGCGCTTCGCCTGAACTATGGATAGCGGACATGTTACAATCCTTTCACAATTTTAGTCGAACCGCCTGCCACAACCGATATTAAAATTACGTATTAATAACGTGTGCTCGTTGAGCAGGCCGTATATACCACCGCCCTTACTAATACGGGATAACAACCTACGCTGCTATATCCTCCTGTCGTACGTCCACAACCTCGCCCTCTCGAAGCTTCCGTATGAGCGCGATCCCTTCCGCAGTCACGCCAGTATACCGCTCAATGTACGGAGGATTTTTCGTATCCGTTACGAGGTGTTCCCGGATAACGAAATACTTCGGGATATAACGCTTGAGTGGCAGGCCGTATCTGCGCAGGACCTTCCGCCTGTACAAGAACTCGCGCATCATGACTTCGTTTTCGCCGAGTGCCACCGCTGTCTCCGTTAATGTAATTGTCATAAAGCGTGCCCCTTTCCGAATTAGATTAAAAAGACGCCCCCGTAGTCGGAGCGCCCTTGTTAATTAAGATAACCCGGACTCCTTCGGTTGTTAACGTCAATATTAGCCGTCCTGGTCGGCCTACCAATAGTTTGACGTTGAAAATGCAGCTCCATTACAGAGCCGCGCGCTAAAATACGTCTTACGCCAGTTGAAGCAAGCGTACTTTCTCGTCTTGTGCTGCCGTTGAGACTTGCACTCTCAATTTGAACAGCTCTCCGGACTTTTTTGGAATGCGCTTCTTCATGATGCCCTCACTACGTAGGAGGCTCGCCCCTGTAACTGCACCAAACTCCTGTAGAACCTTATCAGCGCGGAACTTGAGTTGCCGGCCGAGCCTTGCGTAGAGGGGCGCTGTTCGTTCGATTTCATCGCCGAGCCGAACGATGTTTAGAGCCTCGTCAAATACGGACATGATCTGTTCGGTGAAATCTTCGGCCGAGCCAGCGGAATCACTTGAGACACCGCCGGCCATCATGAGAAGCATTGCCGACTCAGCTCCCGAAAGTAGCACGTATGCCGCTGATTCTTTAGCGCGACCCCCCGCTTCTAGCCTCGCCGTCACGTAGTTAAGCTGCGTGCTGATACGAGTCAATTCCGCTTTAATCTCACCGTTAATTTTCGCTGCCATCGTCATATAAATCGCTCCCTTTTCGTTTAGTTTTTATAGTTAAGCGGTCATGCCGCCTTCTACCTAAAAAGACGACGCCCGGATACTGTTTCGCACATTTCCGAGTGAAATTTCGCCTTCACTATTTATGACACCGCCCAAATGCAGAACGTACACCTCACCGGAAACTTTTTATCCTACACTTTTAACATCCGTAATCAACGGGGGCTCCCGCACCGATTCCGGAAATTTAATTCTTACTTACATACGGACAGTGATTC includes these proteins:
- the terL gene encoding phage terminase large subunit translates to MRRWRAIAWVNDRWLDRKERAELIASIDALIGEMSVAELTLEEEAELAQYLDEHERLTRIHRAESDLLYFALEYFSEAHNPGSAGNWDGFDITEVSEAPEFHREICETMDTVSMRTVNAKVARGAPRSHAKSTYLSRAFPAREIAYRHRKYIINISETPSVSTGNLEWIANQLKSNEKLRRDFGPLLHINKNVNPKDNSNEFVAWEPGADGRPHQLTKVEAASTNQSLRGRNWDGVRPDLIICDDLEDIRSNAATPELRQKMRDWFSQTVIPLGDPKGKKTAFVYMGTVVHAESLLLTVMKRSDFNAKLYKALIDEPERLDLWDKCREIYLNADNPGRVSDALAFYEANRVEMDRGAVVLWPEVQPLWKLMTWKWDNGSKAFNTEYQNNPIDEESAIFNPETFRYYDESDLLDSNGQPIPLDVYAFWDIAQGKSSRADYNAIVTIGKHRQTGVMYVLEAWARKCPAHIALEQAVEFIRDYGYKTFAIETVGAQHDMYRQLCERLQKERIGSTRVKPVVSRTKKEIRIESLEPLVENGFLRFNKSHRLLFEQMEQFPSGTHDDLPDALAGAVEASGGAARRGRTWSRKPKGL
- a CDS encoding RNA polymerase sigma factor, encoding MSAIHSSGEALSASLKQRAYLDRRRKDVDDAWATYILEAIERSKAGKPQPVRYGFDDLNAQTDTFVKREAGRWARSCRKYRLYEDDFESHFRFTVAKAALRYDGKNGSFFDYLRGSIRNAGRDMVRRALTKKNRINHLALSLQDEAVMREVERSGIVASAEEQAIAQYTVECMAADTSLTDTERAVFELLRADPEATLQEIANALGLSDRKQAQRLKQRLAEKLRKYITDAP
- a CDS encoding BRO family protein; amino-acid sequence: MEQLTKVFAYGAAEVRTVIIGGDPWFVAKDISDVLGFSETSAMTRYLDEDEKTNLSIKQGGSNLTTNITVISEPGLYSAILRSRKPEARAFKRWVTHEVIQSIRKTGMYAADELLDDPDLLLKTVTRLTEERRARLAAEAQVIEMTPKAEAFDTFIDADGTMTIDQVAKMLGIKPKGLRDTLRERKLIRQDGLPYQRFTPRYFEVVPYVSPSGTAKPYSRVTTEGVAYIERILAGACVEEPPAASNVIALPTRQLQSITLNLRQDA
- a CDS encoding phage minor capsid protein, producing MSVIPDPDYDYDVNLLIKAFKGALLAIAGELSRLDLTGISRANAKAALAEVAAILRGLNEESAEWVEKHVPKAATDGVIRAIVDLGAAETVEEAEKIAKFNRINREFVASAVADTQADLLAVTQNVERRVKQAVRQATAESLRANLTKGVNGQRTLNADMLQRMRQTLGSAIDTGIIDSAGRRWKPDVYVEMVSRTKMNAAHREATINEAVGRGALYARVSRHGATDACRNWEGRIVKLTPGAPGDYPYIGDISRRELFHPKCRHVLSPVRDPQLLAQ
- a CDS encoding phage scaffolding protein is translated as MKRFANEYFPLFNADDGSGGGGGNEGGDPKTFTQEELDAIVRDRLARDRKGHEDYDDIEARLAGFETTQAELNAAKEAAEQRAQVAEEARSKALETANQRLVKAEFKALAHSADHKIRPDAIEDAFKLADISGVTVDDTGNVVGMHDVIKALIESKPYLTEQSSGSRQIGGDTNGGSSKIDTSSMSAHDMLTLAYSKQGK
- a CDS encoding helix-turn-helix domain-containing protein encodes the protein MSVLPIGINPETGEIGRFLPEGEGYEFTTPAQREARRKRRQRSRAIEMRSGMRWVACYHDAIRSVTLALSLTEAGALIRLLPYLRFKGEGRLIENGKPLKQTDIQRIIGRSKAATIALLRRLEELGIITKETNGRTNIYSFNAEYHTYGTVNDGVKFTKLYQYHANEITRDLGLNEIGLLYKILPYFHYTTYYLCANPDEENENNIEHLTRERLAELIGHEPETVSRLVASLQAKGVILSTRSVSSVNYIVHPDVMYRKETEDVEYTDFVRRLFKQHQLRQAM
- a CDS encoding phage portal protein, which translates into the protein MFEVGSQYPPKEHEDRVKRYRGNRDVVTSNADLIKRISERIEQDGRRYIYANYADLICKKAADLLFGESPIYGAGEEGSPEQQAVERIVRDNALNVTNYEMAYGNAYRGDSFYKVKWAQEYRGVLAESVDPYRVMIEAQNAAYVFPEEIPGDRKKIARYHIAVPVSVSEGNSVKWELHVETHGPGTIITAKYAMTPLSTVNGEVFTWQITDELEAPSEPIKTGVPFPLVIHAPNFALDDAWEGVDDITEHAAIFYEINNRLTQIAAILDKHADPILTMPAGVLEEGPDGVPQMRAAYAKVIEVVGEHDVVPQYITWDGKLDSAFKELDTLIDTLLTTAELPPIALGKENAGTSGATGLAVKYRMGPLLSKIARKRQYFDKALTDALFIAQLLEHAQSRTKPEYTPTKPHIIFADGLPTDEREQAEIAQIRTGGKPTLAVNDAIKRLDGVTDAQAAEIITRIDADEERTMGTVDSTIFNAEGGGQVA
- a CDS encoding major capsid protein, producing the protein MALTLLESAKLTQDALQKGVITTFVQSAPVLQMLPFIEYQGSAYAYNREDTLPDVAFRGVNESYTESTGTVARESETLVILGGVSDVDRYQQQTESNLNDIRAVHTGLKAKATAFKFQDTFFNGDVAVDSKSFNGLKKRISGDQLLTAATNGLDISDDANVHIFLEALDALIYQTRGRADALFMDSKTMIKLNSIARKLGFHAQSVDAMGQPVTLYNNVPIFDAGENAVGAKIIGHGETTGSAVNTTSIYAVKFGANQFLSGLTNGGVQVEDLGLTDSGTAYRTLVEFYCGIAMFDPKSAARLSGIIA